TCCTTCTATATTTCTGATCCACTTATTTCCGTATATTTTCCTGGACAAAGAAAACGGAAACCTAATGTTTGGTTCGCATTTACTATATCATACATACTTGTTTTTCTGATTTGAGTGTTGTATTTCATATTCCAATGTATTTGCTGCTTCTAAGACTGACAATTCTTCCAGTTTGAACTTAGTCTCCTAGTTTTTACTTATCAATCATTCCTGAACTGAATAAGAGCATGGGGAGTCAATAGATGTACACGAGACGGGGAGTCAAAAGAAGGTTAAACAATTCTTGTATTTGTTGCTGACCTGAATAAGAGCTGAATTGTTCTAATGCATGTTTCAGTTAATTAGTTTCATTTCTTTCATCCACTTTTCGAGATTATCTTAGACTGCATTTTTATTAACCATGAAAGGATTAGAGATTATAATGTCTTTTTCTAAGTTTTGTAGCTACATAGTTTCTTCCAAATTCTATCTTGCTTATGTTCTGATCTTGTAATAGAATTGTCATGCCGgacattttttattcaaattttcagaatttgcACCAACAAAATCTCAAAGTTTCTTCGTTTATGGGACAAATGGAGGGACTTCCGTCTTGATATTACAGTTGAGTACCTTAGCTATATCTCGGATGTTTTTGCGACTTCTCCtctaatttattaagatgatggagttttttcttttccaatATGAGATGCAGAGTGGTACTGGACAGAGAATCTGAAGAATCAGGATACTATACTCAATCTCACCTTGGTGTCTCGCATTTTATTGATGTTCCATTGGTTCCTGATACCACTGATAAATACTGCCTTGGAGGGTCCAAAGTTCTCCAACAGTTTGATAAGAAGTTAATTCCGATTGTGTCAAACACAACACTTGCTATAATTGATCAGGTCTATTCTGGCCTTTGCATAGTCCAATATAGCCATACTCGGTTTCTCATGAATTTCCTTATAATACATTGTAGTCTATAGTATTGCATGGACTACTTTAACTATGGTTTCGTATGCTTCATGTACACCAGCAACATCAAAATACAACATCAAAATACAGCCATTGCGATAATATGCATGCTTTCCCAGTAAACTTTGGCCTTAAAGGAGAGGCTCTGAGCTCTACTTCTGACGTTTCTTTGTTGGAAGTTGTTGCTCAAACTCATGGGAGGCCAAATGAACATCGTAAGGTTTTGAAGGTAAAGTCCTTTTGAGTTTTAGTTGGTAGTATCCACTAGGATATGTATAAAACTACTAACTTGGTCTTTGTTCTTGCCATGGGCAAGTGTTTGTTCCTTGGAATTGCTGATTGTAGACAGGATGTTGGTATAACAGGTAATTCTGTACAAGCCTGGTTGACTGCTGTTTGCTAATAATGAAATTTTGGAACTTTTTTTTTCAGTCATTGTTCATGATGTATTTTACACACAATCAGTTCGAACTTCGAAGGAAACAAATATACTCCAAGTAACTTCTAGTTTTCTCACaattcaaacaaacaaaaaatattgatttactTACTTTACTTCTTCAGCTGTACTTTGTCATTGTTTGCATATATAATCCGGATGCCCAAAGAGGGTCTTGCATTCCCTGAAAGAGACTCTGCTAAGAATTGCCCTAGTGCATCCCAGTGTCCCCTACAAATTGTTGATATTGATAGGTCTGTCTTTGCTAGAGACATTCCAGCTAACTTAAAGGATATTTCCTGTCTGGTATCTTAGATTTTGTTCATTAGCATGCCGTGAGGATGACCTGCTTTGCATGCATGCTTCTCCTTTTCCCCATTGCCACTATTGTCCAGTGGGTTTGGGGTTCATCTGAGTTCCCTTTATAAATTGAATGCAAGCAATGGTTCATTCGGACTCTTAGGATACATCTCAGGTCCTTATGTTTACACTGAGGCCCAAATCGATGGATAAGAGGTGGATAAGTTATCTTTTCTACAGTATGTTCCCCTAACAGCCACGTTCAATTTGCAGGTCATTCAATATTTCTGGGGTATTTCAGTATATTTTCCTGAccaaagaaaaagggaaaactAATCTTTGGTTAACATTTTCTATATCGGATGCTTGTTTTTAAGGTATTCCTATTTTCCTTGACCCTTGTAATGCAGATATCAATTCCAGATTTGTTTCCAAAGGACCAATACATAAATTACTTGATAACATAGCTATGAGTTTTGACGGTGCTTTTGACATTGAGAAGCAAAGTAGATCTCGGATATATCCACTTTTTTGTTGAACCGCAACTGTCCAAGATCTTTGTACGATTCGACTTTGGAGCCTTCAAAGACCTCTGTGGAATTTAAGGTGAGATTTTTTGTTGGGATTTTATGGTTTAATTTGTTTTGGGGTTAGGAAACAAATGTGAGGCTTTGGATTTATTTTATAGAATTGTGTTTATGTTAGTGTTTGTTTTGTGAGAATTGGTTTGAGTTGTTTTCTATAAAACAATATTTCAAAACACCTaatcattttttgaaacttCAATATGAGTGAAATTAATAGGTTAAAACTGGCTAAACCATTATTTATTACTAAATCCTATTGGATTACAAAGCATTAAAAGGAACCCCTGACCCCAGCAAGGTCCTTGCATCACTGCTGTTCCCTGAGAACAAAATAATATCCCTTTGTTTTGGGAGAACAATGCTAAACCACATTTCTAGCTTCTTTTGGTTTCAAAACCAAACAGGCCAATGTAAACAAGGACATGTCATACATTTGTTTTACTGATTGGAGTATTGTATTTCGTAGTACAATGTGCTGTTGTTTCCTGATACTGAAAATTCTTCCAGTTTGAACTTAAGTCTCATGGTTTTTGCTTACCCAATCATTTCTGCTTCCCTTTAAATGGATTTTGcggttttaaaaaataatttacgtCAATTTTCATAGGTCTAGATGTATGCTACATCAATCTTCTTGGAGCCTTGTTATCATCAAGAAATGGTGAAATCCAGctatataatgattttttgaTTTCTGATCTAGTATTTTTTGAAATGATATGGTTCTTTGTTGTTCCTCTCTGATTTCTTGGAATTCCTAATAGAAATTTATTGCATACATCGGTAATGCTTGTTAATAAGCTTGTGATAGTTTTGTCACTGCACCACAAGAAGAATTTTTGTCATGGGATGTATATTTTTCCCACAAGTATCAATTTTGGATTTTACTTGCCCCAGGGCTTTGGTAAGTGATGAGGACTCAAAACGGGATTGTGATAGGGAGAATGTCACAAATTTGTTGAATCCTATCATCGACAATGAACCTGATATTTTAGTGGGGACAGGGTAAGGAGGTGGCTCGTATTCTCAGGAGTTTTTAACTTGTAGGTCAATCTGGGCCATTTGATATCACCATAAAATTTTCtgttattcaaaaaatatttgagcCCAACCAGAATATTTAGATTGATCTTCACTCTTCCGCTGCGTAGGTGGGAAACACGGCTTTGACCTATTAAATATGCTAACAGTGTTGATCTTCGGCATTATTCTAGAGACTCATTAGCTTTTGAGGATACCTTTTTATGTATCCTTTCAAAAGGTATCAACATACCTCCTTCATTTTACCAAGGCAAAGAAGAATTCTTTGCCCCGAGTGAGTCTTCAAGAAAGGCAGCaggaaataataatattaagacTGTTCATGATGTGCTACTCATGCCAGATAATTTGTCCTTTAGTGCTtgtttgtatttatataaatcAATGGGAACTCGCAAATGGATTGATGCTGGAAATCGAGGTAAAACAGATGAGCTTATAAGGCAAAAAGATTAAGACTGTTCATGATGTGATGCGAGTGAGTCTTCAATAAAGGCTGGACGAAATAACTATGTTAAGAATGTTCATGTCTTCATGATGTGCCACTCATACCCTAAGTTGCTCAGACTCTCCAAATATGTTGCTGCACCCGTGTGGATCCTCCAAAATTGCACCACTTTTGAAGGATCTGACACGCActtgatgatatttttgaagagtccgagaaACATACTCATACCAGGCAATTTGTCCTTGAGTGCTTGTTTGTGTTATAATCAATGATGACAGAAAAGGTGTACAACTAATTAATGTTCTTTTCTATCATGCAGCAACTTGAGCAGTATGGAGACTACATCATTCTGCAGAAGCTATCTGCTCGGAGCTTCCACAGCTGTCATCCCAACAATGTGATCCGTATACTTCAGCTAGAACAATTATTTCCTAATTTGCAGATAGATGACTTCATGAACTAGACTAATCTACAATATAGAAAATCATCCTTTTAGTTTTAACAGTTATACAACTGACATTAACTTAAATCCTGGCCATCTAAAGTGTTGGTGTTGGATATTTGATGCTTACTCTTTGAtttaaaaacatacaaaatcGAGTAAGgaatttttcatttatatgtttttttttactttctaataTATAGTTATTGCCTATTGGAACAAGAAATCATCAAATGGAAAATATTAGTAAAACAGTAGTAAAAGTGAGGCATCGAAAGGCAATAGGCAAACAAATTGCAGCTAACATGCCTACTCCAGCTAAGGTTAGAACATGTAGTTACTGCTCCAGCCAAGGTTTTGGATTATATCATGTTGATGTCTTAAggtaaaatacaagaaaaaaaatctgaaaaagtGAGTTACATGTCCAATGGTTAAGGTAGTTTATATCTGAGCTGAGATCTATATACCTGATTTCATTATACaagcaataaataaataaaggctGCTAGTGTGGTTACTGTTAGTCTGACATGTAACCTGTGTTCCTTGCAAGATATTTGGTAGAACTTCTTCCTTCCTAAATTTATTAACTTGGTTATTCCTGTTCTGTGTGTATTCCAAAGTGAGTTTCCAATTTTCCAGTTTTCTTtgtttgaatgtcattttcactAAAATGTGACGTCATCTCGTTTTGCTAACTAGGTGTTGAATGTGGAACTGGATCTTTGATTATGGGCTTTTGGCATACAATGCTCATCTCTTCAACACCACCGGACACTATCTATCTACTATTGACTATAAAAATTGAGCTCCATTTCCATTGCAGTCTTGCATTCAAATGATGGTTCTGGTTTTGGGATTTTGACATTCACATGTCTAGGTGTAATATTACAGAAATTATACAGGATTATTTTCTCCTCCTAGTGGTGAATTTACTTTCTTTAAGGAGTGCAGAGGTTGAATATCAGTTATTTAACCTCTTTCAATCTCATTGAATTTCTGTAAGTTGGCCTACAtacatattttgttttattttatttttatggtaaATGTTGGCTGGAGAAGTGCCTCACTTTTTGCTGAATTTGTCTTATTTATCCTGTGTTTTCTGTTGCCTTTGACTGTTGTCATGATTCTTTTTTATGGTGTAGACATTTCTGTGAGAATCTTTTTAAACCTCATTTGCTTCATGGACTCAAGAAAATACGTTACCCTTtcctatttataaaatatgtcaATGTATTAACTCTGAAAATTCACGAGAGGCAGCAACATTAGGATGATTAGTCCAAGTATGAAGTTCACCATGTTCcgatttaaaaattatttatggtCTCACTGGTGATACCGAGCTATTACATTTTGAAGAACATGTCTACATCTTTAGATGTTAAGAAGGTCTAGTTAGGCTTTATGCATCTCACCTTTGCTTCTTTCAACTTGGTCATACTCTTCCAGCAGTAGCTGTACATGCATATACCATGCTCAAGAGCTAGCATCCATGTTGCAGCTGCTCCCTTGTTGATGGAGCAAAGGATTTTTGGTGATTGGCAGGTTTCCATCATAACTACATTGCGGAATTCCTGGATTCCTTATAAGCCTTGGCCCAAGGGGCACTTTATTGACCTTTGGGCGAATATCCTGCATCAAACAAGTGATTCTGTTGGAATAAAACAGAACTTCCTGCTCATGAATACCAGCAATAGAGGCTGATTTCTTAGAACCAGGTTTAAATAAATCTAGATCAATTTCACTTACCTGtatctattaattttaattaccCACATAATGTGGTTTCATTCGACACTTGGAAGGAATTTCAGTCCTGGTCATGTGATAAACATTGATTTTGATTCTAAGAGGATATAAGATCGTGTCAGACTAGACTGCTTGCTTTATCTTCCATGAATAAGAAATGAGAAAACTATTTGTGTGTGCAGCTTATTTGTCCGATAATCCAATAAGGTATTTAAATAAGCATAGCACTGGGGAAAAAAAGCCATCTTAGAAAGAAATTTGGAGGAAAAGTTTAGAAGGAAAAGATTATGTAGAGACTGAAGCAACTTGAAAGCCTTTTAAGTCATTAGTATTTAGAATTATGTGATGAGCATTAAACAAAATCTCATCTTCGTAGTTATTTGTCCCCAGCACAAGAAGATTCAGAAATCAGCAGGAAATGTGTACCATGACTTACTAATTCAGCTATAGGCTTATAAACTGTATCAgaaaagatatttattttgcttgtGTGAACTCCAAAGGTATTTAGTAAAAGATGCGACTCCTTGGATACACAATCCTTATTagtattattgttatttatttttgtttcagaTTAGGAAACCGGAAAAAACAAATTCATTGCTTGCTAGTTGTTCTAAGAGATGCAACTTAACCGGCGCTTAGACACATCCAAACTTAAGGTATTTCTGAGAAAAGCAATATAACAGACCTAGAGACGCGTCCCAAACTTGGTTATCTCCAGTGTTCGGATAtgcaaaatatttcttttaaaagagACATAAGATAAACTTGGTTATCTCCAGAGTTCATATATGCAGAATGTTTCTTTTAAAAGAACATTGGACATAAGATTGTACAGGAACATTGACTTTGGTTAGCTCATTCGTCTATGGTTTCTTCCCATGTGTGCTTCCTACTGACTTCCATGAGCTTGTTAGAATTGTTCTTGCAGATATTTATTGCCTCTAGCTTAATCTGGTGAAAGATATTATACTGGTTGATCTACTTCAGATAACTGAACAATTTCACCAATTCCTTCTTCCATTTGCTTGTCTAGCCCATCTGTTGTCAATAAGCTGGTAAAAATTCCTACTGATGATGTATCTTGTCATAGCTGGCTTCTCTAAAGTTACATACATATTCATGTGCTGATTACTGATATTATGCTATAGATTGTAGTTCTACCTACTAAAATAGCTTGGATTTCAGTCATTGCATAGAATTATAGTTTGCAGTTGCTATCAGAGAGGATGTTCCTATAAGATGCCTTGGCTTAGTATGATCTTTCCATGGATTACTCCATGCTTAATAATAGCTCAGTGCCCCAGAAGATATAGAAATTTCAGATATTGGAATCACCTTTATTGGACCTGTAGGTTGCAACTCTTATATTATCTTAATTGAACCCTGAGAAGTTCTAGTACCTGGTCAAAAATAGCTGTTGGGATGGCAAGGGTGGCAACAGCATTGGGGGCATCAACAATTCCTGAAATCCTTCCTTCGCAGGGACAGCACGAAAGTAAAAGATAAACCTGATAGCACCAGCATAATGTTTATATCAGCAATTCCTGAATGTTAATGTTATCTATTCCCGAGAGTATTCTGTTACAAGAATATTTTCGGGGAGAGAGTTTTAATACCTGTTCCTTTGAGTAGCCAAATTTTGAGAGGTAATCAATTGCATTTAGTACTGCACGCTTGTATGCAACACTGGCATCAAGATAGTGTTGTTGTCCACTTTCATCTACACTGATGCCCTCAAACACCAACCACTCCGAGAATCTTGGCTCCATGGGCCCTATCTCAAAAATTGGGTTCACATGTAGTGATGTGGGTCCCATTGGAGTGAGATATTCTTTCATTCCGTTTCTTATAATCTCACACCTGTTTACAAGAAGAAAAACTTAAATCTAAATCTAGTAAAGTTCTATTGTTAGCTTATAAATGCTGAGGTGTAGCGCATAGAAAGAGAGGCACTTGATGCAAAAAGAGTGGTGCTTAAGGAGGTCTGTTATTGTGTTCTTGCtaatgaaaattaaagttaataGCTGGTGTTGTTTTCAGGTTGTGTTTCTTTGTTCAGGTTCACATATAAAAAAGGTTCTAGGACGTTAGAAATGAATAAGATTTAGGAGTATgtaatttttagtttgtttttaaaatatacatatcCAAATTACATTATACATTTTTTGGCTTCTTCATAGTTATGCTCCAGCgattaattgatgaagaattagGTGAGCTAAGCATAAGTGACTTCCCAACTTGGGTGTTTCCAACATggtacatatttttatttttttttaagaaaaaggcTGTTTTATTGAAATTCTTCACTAAATCCTGGGAACCACTTGCTTTATGCCAATACGGATACCTTTGCAACTCTTATAGTATATTTTTGAGTACCTTAAGATAAAGAATTATAGATGTAGCATATTAGCAGTGATTTGAAAGAGGGTGGCATAGTAAATAACACAAAGTCTTTAATGGAGCCCAGTTTTGAAGTTACTTTAAATTAGCCTGTAATGTGCTTGTTGATGCAAGGGATTGACACTAATAACAGTCAATCCCAGTGCAGCAAAAGATTATTTAGTCATGACAATTTAGCGCTAAATTGAGATGTGGAAAGTACTTGAGCTCTAGGAAGCCACTCATCTCAATTGCCCCACAAAATGATACTTCACCGTCACCTTGAGAAAAATGCATATCACCAGTACTGAGGTTTGCTCCTTCTACAAATACTGGAAGGTATATTTTTGAACCTCTGCTGAGATTTTTGATGTCACAGTTTCCTCCATTTTCACGTCCAGGTATTGTTCTTGCAGCCTCGTTGGCAATTCTAATCCACTCTGGAGTTCCATCTTGAATCTACATTATAATCATGAGttgtcaaaaaaaaagtttatgtgCTTGACAGTGAAGCTtgtttgttcattctctttctctcttcAGTTTGTTTAACATATTACTATGACTCTTTATCATATTCTGTTTACTGTTTACAACAATGTTAGGCTGCAGCTTTGTTGATAAGGAATTTGTCATTTGTTTTTTTACAGAATTTGGTTTGGATTGACAGAATATGTAACTTTTAGGGAATGACAAAGTTGTCAGTTTCTGAAACAATTGCAAACCAATCATACCTTGCCAAGAATGCACCCTTTTGTTGAAGGTAGGTTAGCCAATGGTCTAGAATGCAAGACCTCACATAATTTGAGAGATCGGGGACCGGTTTCTTCGAGCTTTCTTTCCCTCTCATTCCATATATTGAGTAGTTCTTTTGAAGGCGCTGTTCCAATTATTCCAGGATGAATTAAACCAGGAAATCTTACACCTGTTTGTGAGATTTTTCAGTAGATCTTATTAGGATTTGATACGTATATTTGTCTAGGATATATTAGGAGAAGATATGTAGCCTTACCTGGTATATGAGGTGAGTAGGCATATATGCCTTCGAAATACCAAATAGCTTTAGTTGCACGGGGAAAATGGTCTGTTAGAAATCCTCCACCGTTCTCTCTGTCGAATATTGCTGTAAAACCCCATTCATCTCCAGGGAGAGGCCCTAAGTTGCATATTTCAACAGCAAGGAGATCACCTGGTTCAGCAGGATTTCCATCTGTGTCAACGACTCGTATTGGCCCACTGAGATAATGCACCTGCATAGGAGAGTTATATGATTCAGCCTGAAGTGATATCCAACATCATATGACTAAGGATCTAGTACTCTTTCTTGGTTAGATGCACCGGGTATGTTAGTTTATGCACACGTACAGTGGATAGATCAACGGTTTTTACATCAATTGCAGAGTTATTATCTTGGATAGAGCCTGCTGTCCAATCAACCATCTCAATTCGGAACATCTCCCCTGTTTTAATCTCTGTTACAGGAGGTATCTCTGGGTGCCAACGGTTGTGGAGTGGCAACTTTTGTTGCCATGGCTTTTTCTTTAGGTCTATGGGGATTACTAGTCTTGGAGTTGGAGGAGCCATGGTGACTTAGTGTTCTGTGAATCTCTGAGCCTGTTTACTTCCATTACATGGCACTCTAAGGAAAGCAACTGACAAGGTTCCTAGCTGATTGGGACAAGGTTGCTGGGGTAACATCTCAGTAATTGTCACGGTTTGCCTTCTTGAAAATGACAATAAATATTGGACAGACTTGACGTTAGTATTTATCGCTTAGTGAGTATATTCAACTTGGAAAACTCAGCTCAATCCAGGCCAGTAAAATCAGAGCAAGAAATAACCCTTTTGTAacgattcaaaaaaaataaaaataaattaaataataagtatttaaggtgatttaattattaattaaaaaagtgaaattttaagggtataatggtcctttcacgtattaattaaaataaatcagatttgtattaatctaatttaaattctatttgactaagtgttgaaTTTAGTCTCTTAATTCTAATAACactctatctctctctcacaTTCTCCATATCTCTCACGTTGTTTCTGCCAAAAGTAATTTCAAGAACtgaaaatacatcaagagttaaTTACACTTACTCAcaataatttttaagtaaaaaaaaaagtaatcaaaacgtTAAGGCTAAGAGAGGTTCGTCGAGTGAGGTGTACGTTGAAGTAAGTTGGGAGTGGTTTGGAGGAGTTTCCGGGCAGCAACATCAGCGTTTGAACATcgattaaggtatgagtttcttctctcttggtccctttcccaagagaccccttaaggttcaagatagtcattccgaaaactagggttgttcccctttgtatgtccttgtcactagctcTCAATGAAttttaggttgggtatgattgctggtagatttaggtgcagattatattttcatgatgaatatgattatgttggTGTACTTGGAATCATATGTAAGGcaatcatgttttttttttgaaattatgtgccaagtgtgtgtgtgtaagaaTGTTTCGGTGAATGAGGTTCTCTATGTAATGCTCCAAAAGTATAATGTAATATGGTTGTATATTTTTCGTGAATAAAATGGGGTAAGGCGTGAAGTTCATATGAAATGTTAAGTGGCTTGATTGAGGGAGAAATTCTTGGTTAAACGAATCTATGAAAATGTACctaaaacattataaatgaaccatgaaatctccctaagaactaatgtgaaatttgatgaaaaaagtGCAGAAAAATCGTGGAATAACTTTTGTTGCCATGGCTTTTTCTTTAGGTCTATGGGGATTACTAGTCTTGGAGTTGGAGGAGCCATGGTGACTTAGTGTTCTGTGAATCTCTGAGCCTGTTTACTTCCATTACATGGCACTCTAAGGAAAGCAACTGACAAGGTTCCTAGCTGATTGGGACAAGGTTGCTGGGGTCACATCTCAGTAATTGTCACGGTTTGCCTTCTTGAAAATGACAATAAATATTGGACAATGGACAGACTTGACGTTAGTATTTATCGCTTAGTGAGTATATTCAACTTGGAAAACTCAGCTAAGTAAAATCAGAGCAAGAAATAACCCTTTCTAGCTTGAAAACAATGACAGAAGAGTGTTGTGAAGAACTCACAACAGACAGATCAGCATGCTTGATGTCCTCGGCAGTATAGTCTATTGTTAGGCCGCCTCCACTAAAATCCAACATCTCAACCCTGAACACCTACCCAACTCGCACCTCTGCTACTGGATGTATCTCCGGGTGCCACCAGTTGTGAAGAGGTGGATTTTGCCCAAATGGCTTCTTGTTTAAATCTACCTGCACTACTAACCTTGGACCCattgaattcatattttttttcctatgcAGAGCTTCCTGAAGCGGAGATGGAATTGGGGAGAGATCAAATAGCCCTAGCTAGATTCTCAAGCTTGGATTCACCCGAAAAGGTCGAAAAGCCCTTCTTTAAGCTTTCTTATTCGCTTTTTAGCGCATAACTTACTCTCTCACTTATGTTCAAGATACATGGTATTTGTTCAAAGTTCATGATAagttaggatatggttaggattTTTCCACCAATTGGACTATCTGTCTTTTGGTGTCCTCTCGACACAGTTACTTCCAAAGAGGCAAAATCAGTACAAATCAAGTCATGTTGGTTAACAGGTAAAAGCTACCATAATCCCTCTGCAAGCAAACATTAGCCACTCATCAGGGAGTAACGCGAAAAGTTTTATCGTGTTATCTAGATTAAATTCTAGTGTGATGACTTGATTTAACCTTAGATTTATCTTTAGTGATTTAACAGAGATACATCAGTTGCATTCACCAAGAAACAGTGCAAAAAGAAGTGTTATTTTTCACAAGTATCATCATTTTGAGGACAGAAACAATGGTCCTAAAGCTAATCCTAGACCTAATTGCCTTTTGTAGAGGACCCACAAATCAAAATCTTTAGGATTTGCCAATATCTTTTGATGGCTTCACTTCACTGCAAGTGCTTGGTTTTTTGTCTGCCCACAAGGATGATGGTCCCTCAACGGCTGAACGTAGTCTTGTAGTACTTATCTCTGAGAATACTTTTCTACATATCACATATGTGGTTGCAATGTCTTCAATCAAGAAAGGAAATGACTTCACTCATGTTCCTTAGTTTGATTATCAATTAATTGCATCCTGATTGGGACATCTTCACTTGAAAAAATGTTACTCTAGATACTTTCTATCCTGGTGGTAGCCAGTGCGTATCAATTAGGTGAACTTCATGCAAAATCCTTGGTACTTACTATATTTGAATGCAGATGCACGAATCACACTAGTCATTTTGTGCACTCAGGGCACTAGCCAGTGCTGAAGTTGGACTTTAGTGATTCCTGTTTGTGTAGATTAAGGTTGTATCTATCCATTTGACATTAACTGTTTGAAGAAGTTGCAACAGTGTCCAGCAACTGGGGATCAGGTGATTCCATGAACTGGGAGATTGCTATTTGATATGCTTGATGTCAATCTGCACCATCTTTTGGCCAAGgagaaaaattattaaagtaGAATTAACCTATAACTTCTCACCCAACTGcttaaactaaaaatagtaCGTGgcatatatgtataatatgtaCTATCTCCGTCCATGTTtaattgtcatgatttctatttttagagtcaaactataagaactttgacaaacatttaa
This window of the Solanum pennellii chromosome 2, SPENNV200 genome carries:
- the LOC107011138 gene encoding uncharacterized protein LOC107011138 — its product is MFEFAPTKSQSFFVYGTNGGTSVLILQCRVVLDRESEESGYYTQSHLGVSHFIDVPLVPDTTDKYCLGGSKVLQQFDKKLIPIVSNTTLAIIDQQHQNTTSKYSHCDNMHAFPVNFGLKGEALSSTSDVSLLEVVAQTHGRPNEHRKVLKCLFLGIADCRQDVGITDINSRFVSKGPIHKLLDNIAMSFDGAFDIEKQSRSRIYPLFC
- the LOC107011137 gene encoding uncharacterized protein LOC107011137 isoform X1 codes for the protein MAPPTPRLVIPIDLKKKPWQQKLPLHNRWHPEIPPVTEIKTGEMFRIEMVDWTAGSIQDNNSAIDVKTVDLSTVHYLSGPIRVVDTDGNPAEPGDLLAVEICNLGPLPGDEWGFTAIFDRENGGGFLTDHFPRATKAIWYFEGIYAYSPHIPGVRFPGLIHPGIIGTAPSKELLNIWNERERKLEETGPRSLKLCEVLHSRPLANLPSTKGCILGKIQDGTPEWIRIANEAARTIPGRENGGNCDIKNLSRGSKIYLPVFVEGANLSTGDMHFSQGDGEVSFCGAIEMSGFLELKCEIIRNGMKEYLTPMGPTSLHVNPIFEIGPMEPRFSEWLVFEGISVDESGQQHYLDASVAYKRAVLNAIDYLSKFGYSKEQVYLLLSCCPCEGRISGIVDAPNAVATLAIPTAIFDQDIRPKVNKVPLGPRLIRNPGIPQCSYDGNLPITKNPLLHQQGSSCNMDASS
- the LOC107011137 gene encoding uncharacterized protein LOC107011137 isoform X2, with the translated sequence MAPPTPRLVIPIDLKKKPWQQKLPLHNRWHPEIPPVTEIKTGEMFRIEMVDWTAGSIQDNNSAIDVKTVDLSTVHYLSGPIRVVDTDGNPAEPGDLLAVEICNLGPLPGDEWGFTAIFDRENGGGFLTDHFPRATKAIWYFEGIYAYSPHIPGVRFPGLIHPGIIGTAPSKELLNIWNERERKLEETGPRSLKLCEVLHSRPLANLPSTKGCILGKIQDGTPEWIRIANEAARTIPGRENGGNCDIKNLSRGSKIYLPVFVEGANLSTGDMHFSQGDGEVSFCGAIEMSGFLELKCEIIRNGMKEYLTPMGPTSLHVNPIFEIGPMEPRFSEWLVFEGISVDESGQQHYLDASVAYKRAVLNAIDYLSKFGYSKEQVYLLLSCCPCEGRISGIVDAPNAVATLAIPTAIFDQDIRPKVNKVPLGPRLIRNPGIPQCSYDGNLPITKNPLLHQQGSSCNMDASS
- the LOC107011137 gene encoding uncharacterized protein LOC107011137 isoform X3; this encodes MLDFSGGGLTIDYTAEDIKHADLSVVHYLSGPIRVVDTDGNPAEPGDLLAVEICNLGPLPGDEWGFTAIFDRENGGGFLTDHFPRATKAIWYFEGIYAYSPHIPGVRFPGLIHPGIIGTAPSKELLNIWNERERKLEETGPRSLKLCEVLHSRPLANLPSTKGCILGKIQDGTPEWIRIANEAARTIPGRENGGNCDIKNLSRGSKIYLPVFVEGANLSTGDMHFSQGDGEVSFCGAIEMSGFLELKCEIIRNGMKEYLTPMGPTSLHVNPIFEIGPMEPRFSEWLVFEGISVDESGQQHYLDASVAYKRAVLNAIDYLSKFGYSKEQVYLLLSCCPCEGRISGIVDAPNAVATLAIPTAIFDQDIRPKVNKVPLGPRLIRNPGIPQCSYDGNLPITKNPLLHQQGSSCNMDASS
- the LOC107011137 gene encoding uncharacterized protein LOC107011137 isoform X4, translated to MAPPTPRLVIPIDLKKKPWQQKLPLHNRWHPEIPPVTEIKTGEMFRIEMVDWTAGSIQDNNSAIDVKTVDLSTVHYLSGPIRVVDTDGNPAEPGDLLAVEICNLGPLPGDEWGFTAIFDRENGGGFLTDHFPRATKAIWYFEGIYAYSPHIPGVRFPGLIHPGIIGTAPSKELLNIWNERERKLEETGPRSLKLCEVLHSRPLANLPSTKGCILGKIQDGTPEWIRIANEAARTIPGRENGGNCDIKNLSRGSKIYLPVFVEGANLSTGDMHFSQGDGEVSFCGAIEMSGFLELKCEIIRNGMKEYLTPMGPTSLHVNPIFEIGPMEPRFSEWLVFEGISVDESGQQHYLDASVAYKRAVLNAIDYLSKFGYSKEQVYLLLSCCPCEGRISGIVDAPNAVATLAIPTAIFDQMG